The Polyodon spathula isolate WHYD16114869_AA chromosome 10, ASM1765450v1, whole genome shotgun sequence genome contains the following window.
CAGACAGTGTAAAAAAGGGAATATAAGGTAGAATTCTTACAGGCACGCTAGATTACGAGGCAGTTCTCCTTGGGTCCCGACTGCAGCTCAGCGCACACAGGGATTACTGGGGCTCACTGGTACCAGGGGGCTAGGTAGGAGAGTTGTATTCACAGGCAGTGCAGGAAACAAATCTGGGAAAAAGTCTCCAAAACTGCTCTCAGAATTTTGTTGTACTCTCAAGAACTGTTTTCTAAACCAATCCAGTCTACCAGGTTTCtatgtctgtatttttttaaaaaacattttaactgacCTGATTTGTACTCTTAAAGATCCAGTATCACAGTTTAACCTTCCTAGTGTTGCATATGAAGccgcatattttttatttagatccAGAAACTATTTCCAGTCATCAACGTGCCACTTGAAATAACACACAATTGTTTTACATCTACAACTAATGACTGCAGGACCGAAGACTGACCTGCTTACAGCAATAGATGTAACCTGCCATTCAAATGCTGCCACCTTGTCGCTGGAGAATGACACTGGTTACAATCTCTGAATCATGCTTGGTATAAACATTTGCAATGTATGTATTAAGAGGTGTGTTTTCAAGATAAATCTAAAAGGATAAATCTAAGCAATATAAAAGATAAcagttattataatgttgtaGCCATTATCataatacactttttatttaaaaaaaagttaaatgctgttgttttattttttgctgccaTAATATATAGAAAAagttggttgattttttttttaaataatttacattatttattattcctGAATGACAGTTAGGGACAGGGAAGGAGATGACAAACCAGCACTGTGGTTCTGACCTCATCTTACAACCACAGCGGCTACCGTCGTGATCCATGAAGACAGGAAACAGCACAACAAGGTCCAgtacatcttacaggtattgttataaccTCTGTGAATGTCATACTGGCTCTTTAAGAGTTACATTCTCAAAAGCTCATTTCTCCTAcaattttttcagaaaggaaaaatgcaCATAACTGAACTACACAAGACTACTGCAGTGGAAATTCAGTAAATGAGTACGAAAGAAAGCAGTACAGTGAAACATGTTAAACTGTGGTTATTGCAGTTCTCTCTATTCTAGTTGTACAGTGCACCTAACATGCCTTTAACAGAGCATTGTTgtgatgtttttaataaagtttcaTAAGCACAAATTTTGTTGTTGGTTTCTAGCACATTTTCATGGAAACAATGAAACATGACTTAACAATCACCAAAGGGAGTGACCAGCGCCTGGTACAGGCCGTTTTAAACAGGTTACTAAAGAGCATGCCTCTGTCACTCACCCCATACACTCGGATTCTGCAGCTGCTAACAGCAGGTGCCTTTATACACAGGTTTTGCTGAAGAGTGATGAGATTGCTACCTACACCTCCTTTTCTGTACCTCCTTCTCTGCAGTGTCTGAGCTCCCCTAACGGACCCCCTGACCAGTGGAACCCCAGTGTGCGTGGTGAAGGAGCAGCTCGGAGGCCCTCCCGCTCTAGTTGACAGAGTCAGTGCTGGCTGAGGGGGTGAGGATGGACTCTTCAGGCCGGTAGTCCCCGCAGCTGTGGTAGTGCGAGCTGCGGGTGAGGCGGGGCTTCAGCCCCATGGGAGACTGTGAGAACCCCCTGTGCATAGCGTGCAGACTCTGATCCTGCAGGGAGACACACTGCGTTAGACACAGTGAGTTAGTAACAGCCTTTTATACAGTAAGATGTTTAGTAAGGGTTCGCACCCATGCTGGAGGCTAGAACACAGCTCTAGTGTGTGCTGTGAGCTCTGCTAATGAGAACCGACTGAGGCAGTCTGCAGGAAGTAATTACTAAAAGCCATGGCAGCTAATTGCTTGTTTATTCACAACTTTCCATTCACCCACTCCATCTCTgccttattaaaatatgtaatgttATGGATAACTGAATatagaaaagtgttttttttttgttttttttatgacattacAATGCTACTCACCCTATGAGAcatttttaagaagtatttgatagtaaatgtaatgaaaaaaggGTGAAATCAACCTTCAGTCTCAGCACTCCCTCAGGAGAGACAGCACCATCTGCTGTACAAACTGCACCCCTGCATCTACTACTAGAGCATGTTATTTCTGACCAGATGGCACAACCACACACCCTTCCTGTTGTTGTCCGATGACTCAAGCATTTCCACACCTGCTGGTACCCCCTTGCACTTCTATGTAGCTTTTAAGAAAGCATGGTTTTCTTTCCTCCAACTTCTGAATAGATTTACTCAGGAGTGTctgattctgtttaatttcctaaacgtttaaactttaagagtaaataaaaagtttaaacacttTGGGAATGTTGATAAGCACTCAGACAACTCCTAATGAGAAGCACTTCAATAGAGTTTAAAATAATGGattattatgtttattactgCATGGTCTATAAATAGAcactgaatattaaataaataccctTGCATTATATAGTTATTATCTCATATATATTAAGTTCAAAATCTATATTTCACATGCATATTTGTGATCTCGTTTAAAGTAAATGCCCCCGTTACCATCACTGGTTCTTGCTGCAGGATGGGTGGTTGCGGCATGCAGACGGGGCTCTGTGTGAACACCTGGTGGTACGCTGGCTGCACCCCGTACTCCGGGAACgcctgcaaacaaaacattatcaATATCTCAGTGTAGCTGAACATCTCATACATGTCCGtttttaagtgttactaaatatttgaattaaatacccatttagtgtttcagctgcagaattgtaaaaatgcacttgcttctgcaactgccagacccgcagtttatgcggcatattgaaatcaatacaatatagccgacaatttagtctgggctttgtaataaaatcagtcaATGTGAAAGAACGGATTATATATTCCTGTCAAGTGCTGAGACAATAATGAAACTCATTCTACAcatcaaacattattattattatttattttattagcagttgtcacaaaatatacacactgaatcccaatacagtgtgatatagctacgctacttttttctcgtctgcctgtcctctgaatagttACCCccaacagctcaagccgtgtgagcccccctgcactccactacacctCTCAAGCAGAACGAGTGTGCCACCCtaagtgtgtacaggtgtaaaaaaaaaaagtgcttattctaagctctctgcacaagtCAGTGAACAtcaggactgatgctaaacgagactgttgcattttacaacgcaacgaagtacggtgtggatatactggatcaaatggcatggctgtattctgtcaaagctggtactcgcaggtggcctgtggctgttttttataatgttttggcaGCCAGCAAcgttttggttttgtacaaggagcgcaccggcaacacaatcactcggagggacttcattttgcagctagccctggagctacggcagaaacattttgataagagacactaaagccggctggcaaatgcccctcaatcttcagccagcgctgcgcccactggcacacgaaataaaagacaatgccaggatgctaaatgcaataaaaagagaacttttgatgtctgcacacgttgtgaaaaggcagtctgtggtaaATGCaatggtacagttgaaaagtgtgttttctgcgtagactgtacttagaaagctgtaatagaactttgaacagacagacagagccttttgaactctgtttcactcaaagcactttcacgTTGCACAACTTGTTATATTTTTGtcttatgctatttttataactagttatttatgttttataattttatatgtgagtacagctttctacacttgtttacacagtaCAGTTGTTCATGTTTATGTGCTCTTGAAAAtgttcaatgtaaatacagtgtttctgctctgaaaatgttatgtatgatattcctaaataaaaacattaagttgtatccgactgtttgcttttcattttcatatcaatgcCGTtataaaatggagccgcacattttgagGGTGCGGCAGTTGCATGTAGTCTGAAATCTCGCAGGTCCTAGTGTtaacatacctctctgggctttacaatgcttatctatgcctTCCCAAGCTTGCACTAcacattattacactttgctatgctttaaccaTGGGAAACCCTTGAAAGTGGACTAGTGCAGTAACACACACTTGTAAGGAAAGATTATCAGTGCAAAACTTTGATTGAGCCTACTACTATCAGAGAAATAATGTTTCACTGCCTGGGAAAGATTAATTAATGGATCACTGCTTACATTCTGTTTATAACCAGATGCTACATCACTATGTCAAAATGGTAATGTTTCAGCAAGATGTGTGTAACTTTAGATTATAATATAATCAATAAAGGACACGTGGTCAATTCTGCTTAAATCCTTGTTGTATGTGCTCCTTcgcaaacaaatatataaataattgagtTTCTTTACACACTTTAGTAGGAACTTCAAAGAGATGCGAGAAGGggtttctcacacacacagcagggggcTTTTACCTCAGGGACCGTGGCCTCCAGCATGGACAGGGTGGAGGGGGCACAGCCACCATCCTGCAGCAGCTCCTGGTACAGGATATCGGGGGCCTGCATATACAGAACAGGCACGGCCGGGGCTGGGGACTGAGAGACAATCAATCACTGCCATTCACTGCAGCATTCCTTACTAAACACTGCCATTCACTGCAGCATTCCTTACTAAACACTGCCATTCACTGCAGCATTCCTTACTAAACACTGCCATTCACTGCAGCATTCCTTACTAAACACTGCCATTCACTGCAGCATTCCTTACTAAACACTGCCATTCACTGCAGCATTCCTTACTAAACACTGCCATTCACTACAGCATTCCTTACTAAACACTGCCATTCACTGCAGCATTCCTTACTAAACACTGCCATTCACTGCAGCATTCCTTACTAAACACTGCCATTCACTGCAGCATTCCTTACTAAACACTGCCATTCACTACAGCATTCCTTACTAAACACTGCCATTCACTGCAGCATTCCTTACTAAACACTGCCATTCACTGCAGCATTCCTTACTAAACACTGCCATTCACTGCAGCATTCCTTACTAAACACTGCCATTTTACTGTGTTCAATGTGTACTACAGTATACAAGTTACATTAACTACTGTCAATTTGGAAATGTGACAATAACTACAGTAAGCGTAGTAAACACTGCATAATACTAAAAAGTGTATCTAGCTTATAACTAAAGTATAGTGGAGTGTACACTATGTACTGTAGTGTATTGACAGGGGCTCCATACCTGCGGTAGACTCCACTGCCACTGGCCTGGAAGACACTGGGAAGGAGCCTGGAGGatttacaataaacacaacgGCATTACCAGTGAGGTTTCCTTTTTCATGAAGTGAAATTTACACCACATTACAGGAAAAAAATCTCTCATGAGTAAAATCAACTCTGCTAACCCATCAACTTACATTAACTGAAGGAGAAacaggtgtgttatttatttatgcaacGGCTTCTTTTGCATTATATATTTGTGATAcatagggccctatgaaatctgtGTTGCAGAGAATGTGGACAGAATCGcggaattcagaaaaaaaaccgGAATTATGCATCCGAGGacacaaaatcagtttaaacaaacaaaatatatatgcatatattttaaaaatgatactgAAATAATACAGTGTTTGTATGACAAGAGGCTTCAAGAAACTCACATCATGAGAACGCATTCAAAAAATATTGCTGCACAGTCTCAGCCACCATACATGTCagtgattttaactgtaaaaaagcgCTGCCTCTCGTGCCACTTCACTTGTTAGCTACCGTTATCGCTTGGGCAGTGCTTCATTTCTAAAGAAAGAGATGccgggcgcaagcaatgacaataatactgaCCTTAAAGAAgcacatattcaaaatcataacccttttatttgaaagagtattgtacgtactggtgttagatgtttacaatcacgtattctacatcatatacaaagtagtagtgcgTGCAGAGAAATGAATTAAAGGCAactgcaggacaaataataataaaaaaaacgacTACCTGTAAGTTACTCTGAGCAGATAGCACTGTAATGACTACTGCAGAATGTAGGGTctagttgctgcattttttctccaaagttctCAGGGACATATTACTAAGtgtctttttattaaatttgaataaatcaaaatatttagggttttatttacattgtttgtcattaattattaataaaaacattaaatctattttgaaatgttacagttCAGTTTGTGTTGAAAAGAAACTACTAAAAAGGCATAcattttgattattctttttttaaatttacaatgtTCCTAGTTTGTTTCTCATTGGGCCAATTAGTACCCTTTTTTCTGAAAACTGTTTAGAAAGggtttttttgtcatattttttcaCGCATTTTcattgctgtcaatgtatcaaacacttgaggttataaaaaacaaactaagaaattacagatttttaaaaccgaAGAACTCgaaatcaggaaaaaataaatccgaaaattaaaataataatttggatttcATAGGGCTCTAGATACAACCCTTGATACAgtcaattctttttttctttagcagCTGTCAATTGATTTTTACTCCATTTTTCTCCAGCCAATTGTATAATATTAAGCTCAGCTCACACCTACCACCACCGCGCTGACTTGGGACGAACACACGcagtcctctgaaacatgtgctgtcagacctgccatgcagccacctccgAGGTGCAGCGTCAGAAGACAACGCAGCTCTTGGCAGCATACAGGTAAGCCCGCAGGCACCtgaccagtctacaggggttgctggtgcgtggtgagctaaggacaccctggctgacctaagccctccccaccctgCGACGCTTGGCCAATTTTGCGCCACCACCTAGGAGtccacagttggcagtggaatagcctggacttgaactggcaacctccaggctatagggaacatcctgcactccacgtggaatACCTTTacccggatgcaccactcgggagcccgcTAATACAGTCAATTCTGTTATATGAACgaatacaaacaatatttaaatatttgtcagAGCACTAATTGACAACAAACAgggtgaaataaaaacacaaagatgCAACAATGAATTATTGGTcgctattgttttgtttttgtttttgcaagccTCAATTAAATACTGATTGACTGATTAAATGTTCTGATGCTGTCTGTTGCCTCATGCCTTGTTACTAGCACATTAATGTTTTCAGTCTGATCTAAAAgcacatttttcttttgcttcttTCTAATAAAGTGAATCGATTATTACCTAGGAAATGGGTTGCTGATCTAAACCTTTAATAACCCTCTTCAGGAAAAAATCCGAACAAACCAAAGCTCCCTACCTGGTAATGACAAGCAGGCTGCTGTAATACTGTCTGAGCCTGGTGTGTGACCATGACGGGGGAGCTGGAGATGGAGCGGGGCTGAaacacagtcagacagacagagggacagTCAGTACCACAGCTTTATACCCCTTCAACAAGTTTAGGAGTGGAGCATTTGCAGAGTAATTGTTCATTTTACCTATGCTTTTTCAATGCTTCAACTATGCTTTGCTGCATTTTGCTGATAGTAGCATAATGCAGAAAACGTCTTCAGGTGAAAACAATCCATGTTAATGTTACGAAATGTGAAACTAACAGAGAGTGCGGAAAAGACCTTGGGTCCTATTCTGAAGTAAGTGCAAAGGCATATTTGCAGAGaagaataaaatcattttaatggtACAAAACAAGCAAGTGACAACTCCGGGTGATAATGTAAGTGCTTCATCCGCTACTTGTTTCTTGCTTATATTTATGGTTTATATCAGTGGTgcactcggtcctggagggccggtgtccctgcaggtctTTATTCcagctgcaccctaaagtactttgttggaccttattagaagcttacttggtccaattaactaatttagattatggttagaacaaaaaccaggagggacatcggTCCTCCATGACTCAGTTTATATGCATCACTGGTTTATATTGTTCAGTTCCTGATCTCTCTGATTGTATAACTTTGTTGTCAGGCTATGACCCTTACTGGTTTCTACTCATGGTAGtccaatattaatatttttttatgtaatgtatgAATGAGCTCAGATTTGAACTCAGTATTGCCCTGATTAACTTTGCGGGCTGGGAACTTACAGGCCAGTGCTGTGGCACCGAGGTGATTTCAGGGGCGTGGAAGTATGCCACTCCGTTGTGGTAGGTGTAGGGGTACCCTGTGGAGGTGGTGAAGTACATGGTGGCCGGGGCAGGGGGGGTCACACTGGGGCTCGAGCTTGAGAAAGGGAATCCAGCATCTGTTACAGGGGCAGCAAAGACAAAAAACGAGCTGCATTAAACAGAGACAACGAGAGCACATCCCCTGTGACCAGTCATAATATTATACATATCATTTCATGTGTCTAAACAGAGTCATAATATTATACATATCACATCCCCAAAGacacatttatatacacacatattgtaTTAGCAGCAGATAATGCTctcatagaatatatatatatctgggttctccccaggccttttcagccaggTGGGCCACCCGGTGAAGTGGCTGTTGCCGcaaggctgaaaaaaaaagatccgCCTGTCTTGCTGATGCTACTTTGCCTTTagcaataaggattgattgcgcttccAACAGACGAGATGACGTtgcttggtgaaaaaaaaaatcttggaaccacatgactgCTGTGTTACGTCGTGACACaccatttaaccaatcagagagttgaaggggcgggttttgtgtgttaagcacttcgaggCTAAAACactaaaatgactgctaaaaaaacagccgattattttcaaaagcaaaaatcgtgacaatgaatgcagggggtcaaaataagccgaCGATCGGCACAATCCACCACCTAAcactatatatacactatatcCTGCTATTTTATTAAGAATATTTAGATTACTtttgggtattatcattcagtccattttttgtactgtaaggtgatatatagtaaataatagctatacatatgcaccaaaaaaaacaagtattcctttgttgtgatattgtaaaaatatgtacccaggttcttgtgagagatattgggggttcatgtatagaggctgtaggggatatcagctgaacacttgctagctgatatacaaatgcttaagtgcagcgGTGTgggattattacactccggtttcatgcagcagttatgatggtgaccaaacgtgtgcgagtactgttgtgtaaaaaaaaaaaaaaaaggttaaaatgaacagttgcattaaaaaaatgtagaacagcgaaaaacaaaaatagacatgaattaacaaaaaacttaacataaagaaaacaacttagatgaagcaataagctcaataatgaCGCTAAAAAGtgaaaatgttatcttttttttatgaacTCCAATAAACATActttatctttccccagtcaaatcgtagagtgtcTAAATATGCATGGTagtttaacataataaaaaacagtcatgaaaaatgtagaacataaaaaagagcaaCTAGACACAGTCAACgaaatacaacacattattcaaattcttttgtcgtattatatatttaaggtaaggcaatttTATTGTTCTGTTAAAAGTGCTGCTGGCTATGTTCTGCCGcctggctgtacagaattcctggggagaaccctgtataTAAAGATATTACACCCTCAGAGtcataatattatatacatatcaCACCCCACATTATATGCATATTGCACTAAGAAACTTAAAAGGTTATACAAATGTTCACACGAGCAAACTTTGTCAATGTGTCTTTTTAGTTCTAAGTACGTACAGGGGATCCCCACTTGCTGTTTGCGGATGGCCTGGCCGACATTCAGCTTTTTATCTCTGAAGATGAGCTTATCAGcctagagagacagacagagggtgaGAGTGGAGTGAATGGAGAAAAACTAGCACACCATCAACCAAAAAATTCTTGTACTGAAACGCTTAGGAAACCTTCTCATTGACAGACATCAGCAATAAAAGACAACATGTTCTTTtctgttaacactagaacaaaaatacacacagcaacaacagcagcaacttcAAAGAACAAATTCTTAGCACCCCACTTCCAGCAAACTCATACCTCCTGCAGTATCTTCTGCACATCCTCTTGTGTCTCAAATGTCACAAATCCATACCTGTGGGGACAGACACAAGACAGGCTCTCTGTTAGTTTATGGCAGGGTTTGAAGTTACTGCCTAACTGTGATTGTATTTGGACTAAACAGGGTCCTTCTCTGACTAGGCACAGTACCACAAGTCTTGACATAGGAGACCTCACTCCTGTTCTTAATTACAAGACCTTGGTAACTTGAACCGACATATTCTTTCACCGATGGTTTAAAGTGCTGGCTGGTTTGTGCTCTGGTTGTATACATACTAACTACCAATTAATAtgctgtgtgtagggtgtctcttgaTATCATAAGAGATGACATCTTTTGTAATTTCAGCGACAGGCCGGCAAAGCTGGCTGCCGAAATGTGCAAACTGATTTCTGTTGTAACATAGGTCACCCTGCACACAACTTGCtacaaatcacaaaaatgaagTCTGTACTTATGCACTACTGTTAAACATAAGCAAGCACTGTTGTTT
Protein-coding sequences here:
- the LOC121322521 gene encoding protein boule-like; its protein translation is MENEITQTSSQTQTSSLSPPNGMSPTPGKHGNPPSAPRYGIVIPNRIFVGGIDFKTNENDLRKFFSHYGVVNEVKIVNDRAGVSKGYGFVTFETQEDVQKILQEADKLIFRDKKLNVGQAIRKQQVGIPCTVTPPAPATMYFTTSTGYPYTYHNGVAYFHAPEITSVPQHWPPRSISSSPVMVTHQAQTVLQQPACHYQAPSQCLPGQWQWSLPQSPAPAVPVLYMQAPDILYQELLQDGGCAPSTLSMLEATVPEAFPEYGVQPAYHQVFTQSPVCMPQPPILQQEPVMDQSLHAMHRGFSQSPMGLKPRLTRSSHYHSCGDYRPEESILTPSASTDSVN